Within Pelotomaculum schinkii, the genomic segment TTGTGGGGAAAATGGCCGCAGGTATCGGCCATGAAATCAGGAATCCGATGACCACCGTACGCGGGTTCTTACAAATACTTGCAAGAAAACAGGACTGCAGTCATTATCAAGATTTCTATAATTTAATGATATCTGAACTGGACAGAGCCAATTCAATCATAACGGAATTCCTCTCTCTGGCTAAAAACAAGAAGGTGGAATTGAAACCACAAAACCTTAACCGTATCGTTGACGCTTTATTTCCATTAATTTCAGCTGACAGTATGCTTGCAGATAAGTACATTGAAATAGAACTGGGGGATATTCCAGACCTCGCAATTGATGAAAAAGAGATCCGCCAGTTAATCCTAAACCTTGTACGTAACGGAATTGAGGCGATGTCCCCTGGTGGGAAATTGACAATTAAAACGCTTCAGGACGGCGATCAGGTTGTCCTGTCTATACAGGACCAGGGCAATGGCATAAAACCTGATGTACTTGAAAAGTTGGGCACACCCTTCTTCTCCACAAAAGATAGTGGTACCGGCCTGGGACTGGCGGTTTGTTACAGCATCGCCAACCGTCATAACGCATACATGAAAGTGGAAACCGGACCTGGCGGCACAACTTTTTCAGTCAGATTTACACAGGACCGGTTAGAACATCTTGACAACAATTAGCTCATACTCCTTGGTTCCTAAGCCAATCTTCTCGGCATGTTCCAGACAGCTCCGCCATTCCGATTCCGGAGTAGAATTGGTAAAGGGGTCGTGATGATCCACAAAATCCGGTTTTGCCATGTTATTGGCCAACTGGCTTCCCGATATGGGCGTAGCCGACAGGCAGGCATCCACGCATGCCTGATCCAAAGCCAGCGGATCAAACGAGGCAAACATGCCGATATTCGGAAGGATAGGCACATCATTTTCCCCATGGCAATCGCAGTTCGGTGAAACATCCATCACCAGTGAAATATGAAAATTGGGGCGGTCAAATACAACAGCTTTCGCATACTCCGCCATACGGCAGTTCAGCAATTTACTGGCAGCGCTATAATCAACTACGATCGCGTCGAAATTGCATGCGCCCAGACAGCGGCCGCAGCCTACACAATTATCCTGGTTTAAATGCATCTTTTTACTTTCACTGTCAAATTCCAATCCGCCGTTGGCACACTCCCGCTGGCATCTTCTGCAGCCACGGCACAGTTTCGTCTCGACATGCGGCTTGCCGTTGCAGTGCTGCTCTAACTTGCCAGCGCGGGAGCCGCACCCCATACCGATATTTTTAATGGCGCCGCCGAAGCCTGCCACTTCATGTCCCTTGAAATGAGTCAGGCTGATAAAGACATCTGCATCCATGATGGCATGTCCGATCCTGGCCTCTTTTACATACTCACCGCCCACCACCGGTACCGCAATATCATCAGTACCTTTCAGCCCGTCTCCGATCAGGACGGGACACCCAACAGTCAGCGGAGTAAACCCATTTTCCCAGGCGCATCGAAGATGCTCCAGCGCATTTTTCCGGCTGCCAGGATACAAGGTATTACAGTCTGTCAGGAACGGCTGACCGCCCAGCTCCTTCACCACATCGGCTACTGCTTTGGCGTAGTTCGGACGCAGATAACCCACGTTGCCAAGCTCACCAAAGTGCATCTTAATGGCAACAAATTTCCCGTCCATGTCGATTTGACCGATGCCCGCCGCCTTGATCAACTTTTTCAGCTTGGCGGGTAAACCGTCGCCATACGCTACTGTGTGAAAATCTGTAAAATAGACTTTTGCTTTTTCCATTTATATACACCCCTGTTTGTCAAATTGATTGCCCATTTCGTAGGCTTCTTTCAAAGCGGAAGGAATATTCCGAAGTTTACTCCTCCGATTTTTTATGTTGACGCTGACTTATGCCTGTGGTAGATAATCGTACACCTTAAAGTTAACTTTAAGTCAAGAGCTTATTGATATTTTTTTGAGGAGTGAAATCAAGCATATACGATCGACGAGGCGGCCAAAAAACTGGGACTCACCGTACCCACTGAAGCTAGAAAAAATCAATGTTAAGGACCTCCATAAAACACAAAAGCACCCTTATAGGTGCTTTTGTTTGCTAACTTTCTTGCACAGCATTTCCCCAAAGGAAATTCCTACAGCAATTCTACGCTATTGCCCCAAACAAGTTGCTTATATAATTTTCCTTATTTAAAAGATTTTCTTAATACTTCTACAACATCCTCGTGCTTCATCTCACAGGGATTGGCCGTAAACAGACCGCCCATCGTTTCTCTTGCGTTGCGGGCAATCTTGTTGAATTCATCCGGTTTGATGCCATAATCGGACATTTTCAGATTGTCAACGCCGCAGTCTTTCTGCATCTGCACCAGCATGGTAATGAAATCCTCCGGCCTGGAAGCGTCCTTCATGCCCATAGCTCTCGCCATATTAATAAACTTATCATCACAGGCATGACGTTCAATAAAGAACTCGTAGAATGCCTTGGAGATCATGATCAGCCCCGCGCCGTGCGGCAGATTCGGGTGGTAGGCAGACATAGCGTGTTCAATGGAATGCTCTGCTGTCGTTACACTGATCGTCATAACTGCACCGGACAGCGTGTTGGCAAAAGCCATGTGCTCCCTTGCTTCCATATCGCTGCCATCCTTATAGGCACGGACAAGATATTTGCCCACGTTTTCAATAGCAGTCAGCGCATACATATCGCTCATCAGACTTGCGTAGGTGGAAATGTAGCTTTCGGTGGAATGAAACAGCGCGTCAAAGCCCTGATATGCCGTGAATGCCGGCGGAACGGATTTCATCAGCTCTGGATCAACAACAGCCAATACGGGAAACAGGGAATCATATCCGCCGAATCCGATTTTCTCGTTTGTCTCCTCATTGGTAATAACTCCCCACTGGTCGACTTCGCTTCCTGTTCCTGCAGTGGTCGTGATGCAGATAACAGGCAGCGGTTGGTTCTGCATGGGCATTTTCTTGCCCGTGCCGCCATTGATATAATCCCATACGTCGCCGGGGTTGGTTGCCATAAAAGCGATGGCCTTGCTTGCGTCCATAACGCTGCCGCCGCCGAGCGCCACAACAAAATCGCAGCAGTTTTCTTTTGCAGCCGCCGCTCCGTCCATAACGACTGTTTTTGTGGGATTTGCCTGAATCCGGTCAAACAGGATCGTTTCCACTCCGGCTATATGCAGTTCCTCTTCCGTTCTGGCAAGCGCACCGCTCTCCTTTGCGGATTTGCCGTTGGTGATGACAAGAAGGGCCTTTTTGCCCGGCATATTTTGTTTGTGCAGTTCATTCAGTCTGCCGCGGCCGAAAACGATTCTTGTGGGTACATACATATTGAAGTTACTCATGTGAAATTCCTCCCTGATAATGATTAATTAATAGACCTTGATGAAAATGTAACTGTGACATCTCCGCTGCCCAGTGCGGAGGCAAGTTCGCCGGAATCGCTTATGTGTCCGATCTTCACATAATTGTACGTGGTGTTGACGAATTCATAAAACACCACGACACAGTTACCGCCGTACAGCATGATATCGCCGGCTTCAATTGTACCGGGGCAGGACGATGTATCCTTACGGATGCTGTCCGATAAGTAACAGTATTTTTCGTTTCCGTTCAGTTCCGACATATCAAGCGTTAACGGTAATTTGGCAAGAAACGCTTTTGCAGTATCGTTGTCCTCAATCGCTGCTGTGAAATCCTTATTGTTAACTGTAATTGTCAACATAGCCTCTTGATCAGGTATAGCCATAGTTTCATTTGTTTTAGTATCTTTCGATACTATCTCGGTATTCTTTGTTTCTCCTGTAGAAGAAACGATAGGTTCCTGCGTCCTTACGGATTCACCCGTAGATGGTACATTTTGTGATTCTATATTGGATGCCTGTTCCGAACCGGACGGTTCTGTTGTACAGACTGAAAGAGTAAGAACCATCAAAAACGCCAGAGCCAAAGCCGCTGCATTTTTCATAATCTCACCTCGACTTACAGAAAAATTTTCTTTGGCAGCCCCACTTTAAGTTGTATAATAAAACTTAAAGTTAGGTTTAAGTCAAGAGGTATCATGGAAGTTTTCAAAAAATGTGGAGGACAATATAGATGTACTACTCTATTGGTGAAGTTGCCAATAAAATGGGAATCGCAGCATCGACACTGCGCTACTATGACCGTGAAGGACTTTTTCCCGATGTTGGACGCAGCAGCGGAGGCATTCGCGTGTTCACTGATACAGAAATCGAAACGCTGAAAATCATTGAATGTCTGAAAACAACCGGGATGCAGATTAAGGATGTCAAACAGTTTCTGGATTGGTGCAAAG encodes:
- a CDS encoding DUF362 domain-containing protein, whose translation is MEKAKVYFTDFHTVAYGDGLPAKLKKLIKAAGIGQIDMDGKFVAIKMHFGELGNVGYLRPNYAKAVADVVKELGGQPFLTDCNTLYPGSRKNALEHLRCAWENGFTPLTVGCPVLIGDGLKGTDDIAVPVVGGEYVKEARIGHAIMDADVFISLTHFKGHEVAGFGGAIKNIGMGCGSRAGKLEQHCNGKPHVETKLCRGCRRCQRECANGGLEFDSESKKMHLNQDNCVGCGRCLGACNFDAIVVDYSAASKLLNCRMAEYAKAVVFDRPNFHISLVMDVSPNCDCHGENDVPILPNIGMFASFDPLALDQACVDACLSATPISGSQLANNMAKPDFVDHHDPFTNSTPESEWRSCLEHAEKIGLGTKEYELIVVKMF
- a CDS encoding iron-containing alcohol dehydrogenase yields the protein MSNFNMYVPTRIVFGRGRLNELHKQNMPGKKALLVITNGKSAKESGALARTEEELHIAGVETILFDRIQANPTKTVVMDGAAAAKENCCDFVVALGGGSVMDASKAIAFMATNPGDVWDYINGGTGKKMPMQNQPLPVICITTTAGTGSEVDQWGVITNEETNEKIGFGGYDSLFPVLAVVDPELMKSVPPAFTAYQGFDALFHSTESYISTYASLMSDMYALTAIENVGKYLVRAYKDGSDMEAREHMAFANTLSGAVMTISVTTAEHSIEHAMSAYHPNLPHGAGLIMISKAFYEFFIERHACDDKFINMARAMGMKDASRPEDFITMLVQMQKDCGVDNLKMSDYGIKPDEFNKIARNARETMGGLFTANPCEMKHEDVVEVLRKSFK
- a CDS encoding cyclophilin-like fold protein, whose translation is MKNAAALALAFLMVLTLSVCTTEPSGSEQASNIESQNVPSTGESVRTQEPIVSSTGETKNTEIVSKDTKTNETMAIPDQEAMLTITVNNKDFTAAIEDNDTAKAFLAKLPLTLDMSELNGNEKYCYLSDSIRKDTSSCPGTIEAGDIMLYGGNCVVVFYEFVNTTYNYVKIGHISDSGELASALGSGDVTVTFSSRSIN